GATGTTATACAAAGGGCAATAAAAAAAGCTGAAGGTGGAGATGCAGATAATTATAGTTCAAATAGATATGAAGGATATGGTCCTGGAAATGCAATGATAATTGTTGATTCACTTACAAATAATGTTAATAGAGCTATTGCAGAAATTAGAGATGCATTTAATAAAAATGGAGGAAAAATTGCAAACAGTGGTGCAGTTTCTCACTCATTTCAAGCAACTAGTATATTTGCTTTTGAAGAAAAAACAGTTGAAGAAATTTTAGAAATATTAATGGAAGCAGAATGTGAAGTAAATGATGTAGTGGATGAAGATGAAATGACAGTGGTTTATGCACCATTTCAATCTTTTAATGCTGTTAAAAAAGCATTAGATTTAGCTGGAATAAATGAATATAAGATGGCTGAAACAACAATGTTAGCAGATGAAATGACTACAATTAATGAGTTAGAGGAAATGGTTAAATTTGAGAAACTAATAGATAAATTGAATGAACTTGAAGATGTTCAAGACATTTATCATAATGTAAATATTTAAGGGTTAATATTAAAATATGGCGAAAAAAATACTTTTACTTTTAACCATTGTGTTACAATTTGCATTAACAATATTTTCTCTAATTATATTTATTAATAGAGATTCTCTTCAAAGAGATGTTTATTTAGATTTTTCTTTAACTTCTGAAATGATTAGGAATTTTAAAGGGAAGAAAAAGATGCACGCTTTTTCTGCTTCTGCAAATGAGAATTATGCACTATATTCTCCAAAAGAAAAAAGTAATTCATTGGAAAATGTAGAATTCTACGGTGATATTCAAAAATATAATTATTTAAATAATAATTATTCTTTGGATATTTGAGAAAATGATTTTGATACTGCTCAAATTATACTTTTAGTAAATGAAAAGTTTGATTCATTAGAAATTAGTTTAAATAATGAGAATAATTTACCAGAAGGATTGGAAATTAATTATGGTTTTAATGAATTCATTTATTCAAGTGATTATTATTTAACTGGTTATAGAGTAAATCCTTTCGGGATTAATGAAACATTATTAGTTCCTGAAAAAATAACAGAAAATAAAATTCTGACAAACGTTTATAAAGATAGAGTATATATAATAAATTTATCCGTTTTTTCAAAGACTTTAGAAAAATCAGAAAAAATAGATTTAGATTTTAAAATAGTTGGTAAAATTGCAGAAAAAGAGGAAGAAATTATTCATAATATTTCTTTAAATTTATTTGATATAAATTATGATGCCTTTAAAAAGGCTGAATATAATACGTTTTATTTTCCAGAGTGAACATCTTTTTATTATAATAGTGTTTTTAATGAACGAAATGATAATAATAATGAAGATAAATATTATGGAACTCCAGAATTTATTGAGTATGAACTAGATTTTGATGAATATATAGATTTTAATTGAGATATGTATTGAAAAAATGAATATGAAGGGTTAGCTAAAATAGGAATGGACTCATTTCAATTAAGAATGAGTGATTTATGAAATTCAAATTGAAATGATGAAATAGAATTTCATAATCCGTGAAAAATAAGAAGAAAAGCACTAAATTTTATACCATGAAGATACAAAGGAAATCAAATAGATATTGAAAATATAAAAGCTCCAATTAAATTTGAGGATATAGACAAGAATATTTATATAGCTGATGAAGATTGGGATTCTTTTGATAAATATCTTAATCTTTTAGCAGAAGTTGGTATGAAAAAAGGTATGTTAAATAGTGCAAAAACCGGTTGAGGACCATTAAATAATACTTTAAAAATTTATGATGAATCTACAAAAAAATATTTTGAAGTAAATTCTTCAGCTAATAATTCTGATGGTATAAATTTTTTAAATTGATGATTTAATCAGTTCAAAAAGCATATTGATGACAAAAGACCAAAATGATTTAAGGATATAAAACTTTATTATTATTTAGATGAACTTGATTCTGGTGAAGTGAAAGCAACAAATAATTGATTAAAAGCAATTGATCCAAATAAAGAATATTTAGGTATGGCATTTTCTGATTGAGAAAGAGATATTGATTACAAAAGAATCACTCAATATGACCATGCAGATTATGCTTGAGTTCACTTCTTAGATATATATAATGATAAAAATAAAAATTACATGAATTTTAAAGAGTTTAGAAATAAAAAAGGTCTTTATACAGGTGAATATTTTTTAGATTCAGATAGCACATTTAACTTAACGAGAGCCGAACCAGGAATATTGGGATATATGCAAGCAGTTTTGAAAAATCAAGGAGATCCATATTTTATGAAATATGCTTTAAATGGTTGAGAAGAAGGTAAATCAGCTTGATCTTCTGATTTTAAAGATTATAGTTTTATTGACTTGCCATATGTTTCTGGAGATACAATATTTTCTTATCCAGAATTAGATACTATTAAAAATAAAGCTGAAATATTATCAAGAGCTGAAAAATGAAATGAGCCAAAAGAAAAAGAAAATTTTCAGGGAATGGCATTTAATCCATCAACAAGATTATTACAATTATCTGTTGGAACAAACTATATGAATAAAATAGATTATTTAATGAGCAAAAACTTCATTCCAACAACATATTTATCTGAAAATCTGGATCCTACTTTAAAATTAGGAAAAAAATTAAGCAATACTAAGTTTGATCTAAAATACGATAAAGTTAATTTTCCAGTAAAATTAAATGGTTATAATCTCACATCATTGGAAAAATATCTTAAATTATATAAAAAATATGATGAAATACAAGGATACAAAAATATTATTAATAAATTAAAAATAGCTACAAGAATATATTTGGGGGGAATTTAAAATGATTGAATGGTATATGATTATTTTAGAATTATTAGGGTATATATTTTTAATTTTTTCTTCGATAACATTAATTTGAATAACTTTTGGATATATTATATTTTTTTTAAATAAGAATGAATTAAAAATTAATTTTTATTTTTTGGCAATTAATTTATTTATTTTTGTTACTCTAATTATTTTCACAACATTTTGATTATTAACTTTGAAAGTACCAGAGTCATTAAATGGATATGATAAAAGCAACGAAGCTGCTAAAATATTACTTGCTGGAATGACAATAGCTTTCGGAATAATTTCAATAATATCTTTTTTATTATCTTTTAGTTTATCAAGGTATTTTGGTTTCATTAAAGATGAAGAAAATAATAGAAAAATTTTATTTGGAAAATTTTATTTAAGAAGAAATAAAAGAAATATTAAAAAAGGATAATAATTATCTTTTTTTATTTAAAAATAAAAATTAAATAAAATTTTTTAAGAATTTTAATTCAATTTTTAAATATAATTTTAAATAGTTAATTATTTAAAAGATAAGCTAATAGGGGAAAATGATGAAATTTAAAAATGAAAAAAAATTAGTAAATATATTTTTGATAGTTATTATTTTAATCAGTATTTGTTTTAATATATTAACTTTTAAAACAAATTATGAAGTTAATAAGATTAAAACAAATAAAAACATTGTCATGTTAACATTTGATGATGGTCCAGGCAAAGAAGATGAACAAATAATGGATATTTTAAAGGACTATAATGCTAAGGCTACTTTTTTTGGAACAGGAATTAATTACGAAAAATATTGAACAGATGCAGTAATTAATAAACTTGTAAAAAGAATGATTTTAGAAGGCCATTCACTTGGAAATCATTCTTATTATCATATTAAATATAATTACAATTTAAATAAAGCATATAAAGAATTCTATAAAACTAGTCAAATGATTGTAGAAATTTATAGAGATAATGATATAGAAATGAATATATCAAATATTCCTGTCAGAATGCCTTTTTTACAATATTATAGAGGATTAAATTCTTTACAAAATAAGTTAAATATCAATTATTTTGTAAGAGGGTATTTAGGATGTGATTATAATGAAGCGGTATGTGGAAAGAAAAAAATATTAAAGCAATATACTAATAATATAAGAAAGGGTCAAATTTTAGTTTGTCATACTAGAAATTATGCAACACAATGATTACCTGATCTTTTACAATATCTTGAAAATAAATCATATAAAACAGCTAATTTTACTTTAGGAGACTATTATTTTGGTAATTATGGGAGACTTATATTCTAATGTGATCAATTATAGAAATTTTTCAATTCATTACTTTAAATATAATATGTGGGTTTTTTATATATTTTTCAATTATAAATTTATTAAAAGTTAAATCAAATACTAAGTTAAAAATAATATATATCAGTATGTTAATTGTAAATATTATATGACTTATTTTTATATATACAATTACTTTTATAGTTTGAAAGACGTCTTGGGGATTTAATTTTTGATTATTTTTTAGTTTTTCTTTAACTGATATTTTATATTTTATAATTATGATATTTATAGATAAAAGTATTTTAAAAACATTAGGAATTAATAAAAAAGAACTATCAAATTAATTGATATATTAATCATTTAATTATTACAAACATTTAATTACTTATTATAGTTAATAATTTTGTTATACTATTTATAAGTATTTTTTTTAAAAAAATTAAATTATAAAAATTTTATTAGACATTTTAAATAATGTTTGTGTGTTAAGGGGAAAAAAATGAAAAAGTTAATTTTTAAAAGAAGCATAATTTTTAAAAGCTCACTAATTATGATAACTAGTTCTGTTATAATTGCTGCACCATTGAGCGTTATAGCATGTGAAATAAAAAATGAAATAACAATAAGACCTATAAATTGATATAGTCCTGTTAATACAATAAATGGAACAGATGATGCTTTTGCAAATGATTCATGTTCAATTTTATGAGATGAAGAAAAGAAATTATTTTATAGTTGAATGTTATTTAGAAATGGTAAAGGTTTTCCTTCTGGTTGAATTGAAATGACCTCTCCTGATTTAAATACTTGAACACAAGGCGAATATAGAATTCAACTTAATAAAGATTTTTCTACTTTAAATGGTAAGGGAAATACTTCGGCTTTAGGTGGTTCTGTATGAGTTGATACTCAAGGAAAGTTTTTTGACAAAGGTGATGTTGTATTTGTTTTATCAATGCAGCCATCAAGAATTTTAAATCCCAAAAAAGAAGAAATTGGATCAAAAAAATCTTCATCAAGTAGTAATACAACAGATGAAAGTGGAATTGCATATTTTGTTTCTCATGGTTTAGGAGAAGAATTTTATACTTCAGGGGTTCTATCAAAGGAATGTCTTAATAAAGATGGTTCAATGAATTGAAGAGATACAGCAGTTTTTGAAACAGATAATGGACTATATTTTGCAATTTCAGCAAATAATCGTTTAGAATTCTGAAGGATTAATCATTTTGGAAATAAATCAACTAATACTGGTGAAAAAATTACAAAAGTAAATGAATTATTTGTTAGAAATATTGGAGTTGAAGTGCCAAATGTTGTAAGACTTGATGAAAACTTATGATATGTTTCAGCTTCAGTTCAAGATAACCCATTTGGTGGTCCATTTCAATCTTCATGATGAACATTTTGTGAATGAGATGAAACAAAGGGCTTTATTCCTGTTGAAAGAAATGAAAATGGTGAGTTTGAAGAAATTGAAAATATTAGAACAGTTGAAGCTGCTTTAGCAATTCAAAAGGAACAACCAAAAAATAAAGTTATTAATTGAGAAGAAGCTCAAGAAGAAGAATATAGAAATATGATTAATCCTTGAATAGTTAATGAATATGGTACTGAAGGTTATGCACAAAGAGTTGTTAATCCATATCAAACACAAGATACTATAAAATGAAAGAGCTCTAAAAAATCAAACGAGAATAAATATAAACCAGAATCATTAATTGCACGTTCAATGACTTCTAACTGAGCATATAAAACAGATATTTGATCTTGAAAAGGTGGTAGTTATGGAAGTGAAAAAATCACTTTCACAGAAGATTGAAAAGCTGTATTTGAACCTAATGATTTAATTGGTGAATATTCTAATAATGGAACAGCTGTTTATAATTTAAAAGGTGAAGATTTAGTAAATGGATATAATTTAATTTTTAATGATCAAAATTTTACATTTTATTTAGAGGATAATAAAATTTCATGACAAAACAATATAAAAACTCGTCTAAAAAAATGAACAAATTCAGGGGGACCTGCTGATTCAAATGATGAGATAATTATTGTATGAAATCAATGTACACTAACGTTTTATAATAAAACAAAAGCTTGAAATGCACATTTTATGTTACCTTCAAATACAAAACATACTGTTAATGAAAATGCTAAATCTATTGTTGCTGGAAATACTGTTTAGGTTATATAAATTATTTAATTGTATTTAACAATAATAAAAGGAACTTTAACTAAAGTTCCTTTTATTTATCAAATTTTAATTCTATTATTTTTTTCTAGATACATTTCATCACCAGATTTAGTATCATAAATCTCATGGAATTCATCGATATTTATTAAAACTCCATTACATCTAAATTCTTCAGGAGAGTGGGGATCAATTAAAAGTCTTGTATTTTTTAATTCGTCTGTTGATTTTCTTTTTCAAATAGTTGCAAAGTTCTCAAAAAATAGTTTTAAGTCATTTGGACATTGTTCTTTACAAATATCTAATGCAGCTGCAACTCCACTTAAATCACCAATATTTTCACCTAGTGTTAATTTTCCATTAACACTAGTTCCGTTAATTTCATACTTATTATATTGTTCAACCAATTTTTCAGTTCTTAAATTATATTGTTTATAATCTTCTTCTGTTCATCAGTTTTCAAAGTTA
This sequence is a window from Spiroplasma diminutum CUAS-1. Protein-coding genes within it:
- a CDS encoding polysaccharide deacetylase family protein — its product is MKFKNEKKLVNIFLIVIILISICFNILTFKTNYEVNKIKTNKNIVMLTFDDGPGKEDEQIMDILKDYNAKATFFGTGINYEKYWTDAVINKLVKRMILEGHSLGNHSYYHIKYNYNLNKAYKEFYKTSQMIVEIYRDNDIEMNISNIPVRMPFLQYYRGLNSLQNKLNINYFVRGYLGCDYNEAVCGKKKILKQYTNNIRKGQILVCHTRNYATQWLPDLLQYLENKSYKTANFTLGDYYFGNYGRLIF
- a CDS encoding YebC/PmpR family DNA-binding transcriptional regulator, which produces MGRAHEVRKASMEKTAAMKSAIYGRASKEIYMAAKAGSKDPEANLALRSAIDKAKSKQVPADVIQRAIKKAEGGDADNYSSNRYEGYGPGNAMIIVDSLTNNVNRAIAEIRDAFNKNGGKIANSGAVSHSFQATSIFAFEEKTVEEILEILMEAECEVNDVVDEDEMTVVYAPFQSFNAVKKALDLAGINEYKMAETTMLADEMTTINELEEMVKFEKLIDKLNELEDVQDIYHNVNI